The Candidatus Cloacimonadota bacterium genome window below encodes:
- a CDS encoding methylated-DNA--[protein]-cysteine S-methyltransferase, whose translation MKRILYYSTPGIVLEIEIEEETIMGISFCTKALNKLVESDFEQQIIRQFDEYFKGVRKQFDLPYFATGTPFQLMVWEELLKIPYGKTICYQDLASRIGNPPAQRAVGNALNKNPMAIIIPCHRVIAKSGEIGGFAVGKKIKRMLLAIEHKYGESL comes from the coding sequence TTTTGGAAATTGAAATAGAAGAAGAAACCATTATGGGCATTTCATTTTGTACAAAAGCACTTAACAAGCTGGTGGAATCTGATTTTGAGCAACAGATTATCCGGCAATTTGATGAGTATTTTAAAGGTGTTCGCAAGCAGTTTGATTTACCATATTTTGCCACTGGAACACCCTTTCAGCTTATGGTGTGGGAAGAATTACTCAAGATTCCATACGGCAAAACAATTTGCTATCAGGATTTGGCAAGCCGAATTGGAAATCCTCCTGCTCAACGTGCAGTTGGGAATGCATTGAATAAAAATCCAATGGCGATAATTATTCCCTGTCATAGAGTAATAGCAAAATCTGGGGAAATTGGTGGCTTTGCTGTAGGCAAAAAGATTAAGAGGATGCTGCTAGCAATAGAACACAAGTATGGAGAATCATTATGA
- a CDS encoding holo-ACP synthase, producing MIVGIGVDIVNVGRVARLINTNPRFTEKVFTPNEASYANSKASPAQSYAARFAAKEAFMKALGTGWDKGVSWRDMEILNTDSGKPELYLSGITKQLAEQMGVLNIQISLSHEKEYAIAQVVLEG from the coding sequence ATGATAGTTGGAATTGGAGTAGATATTGTAAATGTAGGGCGGGTAGCCAGATTAATAAACACAAATCCCCGCTTTACTGAAAAAGTGTTTACCCCTAATGAAGCTAGCTATGCCAATTCTAAAGCATCTCCGGCACAAAGCTATGCTGCACGTTTTGCTGCAAAAGAGGCGTTCATGAAGGCCTTGGGAACGGGTTGGGATAAGGGAGTTTCATGGCGAGACATGGAAATCTTGAACACCGATTCCGGTAAACCAGAGCTGTATTTATCTGGTATTACTAAGCAATTGGCAGAACAAATGGGAGTATTGAATATACAAATATCATTGAGCCACGAAAAAGAATACGCAATTGCCCAAGTAGTTTTAGAAGGATGA